One window of Nostoc sp. C052 genomic DNA carries:
- a CDS encoding TIGR02652 family protein, with translation MMNPGLQYPMFGPEIQCPHCRQTIPALTLTDTYLCPRHGAFEANPKNGELIHLQSGRHWRRWNNEWYRQHTHPDGIRFEIHEALDKLYTQGFRATRVIIARRYQELMSGYLERSTPWRSGQPEATAARLYGLPVEFSPDTSEDPSWEVINFDLEKEPGVPVRYPYFRLFE, from the coding sequence ATGATGAATCCAGGTTTGCAGTACCCGATGTTTGGGCCGGAAATACAGTGTCCCCATTGTCGCCAGACTATTCCGGCGCTGACACTAACAGACACCTATTTGTGTCCTCGTCATGGCGCCTTTGAAGCTAATCCGAAAAATGGAGAGTTAATCCATTTGCAATCGGGGCGTCATTGGCGGAGGTGGAATAATGAATGGTATAGGCAGCATACTCATCCTGATGGTATTCGCTTTGAAATTCACGAAGCATTAGATAAGCTCTATACCCAAGGCTTTCGAGCAACACGAGTGATTATTGCCCGACGCTATCAGGAATTGATGAGTGGCTATTTAGAACGCAGCACGCCTTGGCGTTCTGGACAACCAGAAGCGACTGCTGCGCGTTTGTACGGCTTACCCGTGGAATTTAGCCCCGATACCTCAGAAGATCCCTCTTGGGAAGTAATTAATTTTGACTTGGAAAAAGAGCCTGGCGT
- a CDS encoding gamma carbonic anhydrase family protein — protein MSTASYWTSPDFSQAAFIADNAVVMGSVNIAPGVSIWYGAVVRGDVERIEIGECTNIQDGAILHGDPGFPTILEDYITVGHRAVVHSAYIERGSLIGIGAVILDGVRVGAGSIIGAGAVVTKNVPPLSLVVGIPGKVLRQVTEVEAAELIEHAKRYQKLALVHAGKGTDIGFSKA, from the coding sequence GTGTCTACCGCTTCTTACTGGACATCTCCTGATTTTTCTCAAGCTGCCTTTATTGCAGATAATGCTGTTGTTATGGGTTCGGTAAATATAGCACCAGGAGTGAGCATTTGGTATGGAGCAGTGGTTAGGGGAGATGTAGAACGGATTGAAATTGGCGAATGCACAAATATTCAAGATGGTGCAATTCTACATGGCGATCCTGGTTTTCCAACAATCTTAGAAGATTATATTACCGTAGGACATCGGGCTGTGGTACATTCTGCTTACATTGAGCGTGGAAGTTTGATTGGGATTGGCGCAGTGATTTTAGATGGGGTAAGAGTAGGCGCTGGTAGCATTATCGGTGCTGGTGCAGTAGTAACTAAAAATGTACCGCCTTTGTCCCTAGTTGTCGGTATTCCTGGTAAAGTATTACGCCAAGTAACAGAAGTTGAAGCCGCAGAACTGATTGAACACGCTAAACGTTACCAAAAGTTAGCTTTAGTTCATGCTGGTAAGGGCACTGATATTGGTTTTAGCAAGGCTTAG